The Atribacterota bacterium genome contains the following window.
AGAATTAAGGCTTTTTCTTTATCGGCTTCTGCCCGAATTTTGGTTGCTTCTTCTTCCCCTTCCGAACGGTACTGTTTGGCCTGCCGTTCGCGTTCGGCTTTCATGCGTTGGAATACGGCCTCTTCGTTTTGTTTGGGAAGGTCAGCACGTTTGATGCGCACATCGATTATTTCCACCCCAAATCCTTCTGCTTTGAGGCTGGCATTCCTGGTAACATTCGTCATCACTTCTTTACGGAGTTCTGAAACCAGCTGGAAAAGGTCTACTTTTCCAATTTCAGTGCGCAATTCAGAGTATACCACGTCATCAATACGCTGGACAGCTCCAGCTTCGGTGACCACGGTCTGAAGAAAAAGCAGTGGGTCTTTAATGCGCCAGCGGACGTAACTGTCGGTGACCAGGGTTTTTTTGTCTTTGGTGATCACTTCTTCCGGAGGCGAGTCGTATTCAAGGATTCGTTTTTCGAATTTGCGAACATTTTGAAAGGGGTAAGGGAGCTTGAAATGTAAGCCGCTTTCGG
Protein-coding sequences here:
- the hflC gene encoding protease modulator HflC — protein: MMNKKWGLSLAIFSIIIILLAIFKPWYILDETEQGVILQLGRPLKTVTESGLHFKLPYPFQNVRKFEKRILEYDSPPEEVITKDKKTLVTDSYVRWRIKDPLLFLQTVVTEAGAVQRIDDVVYSELRTEIGKVDLFQLVSELRKEVMTNVTRNASLKAEGFGVEIIDVRIKRADLPKQNEEAVFQRMKAERERQAKQYRSEGEEEATKIRAEADKEKALILAEARKQAQIIRGEGEARALKIYAETYAQDPEFFSFLRTLELYEKSFSEGDTLVLTPESSVLRYLKGIEQKTP